From the Desulfosporosinus sp. Sb-LF genome, the window GCCCAGTTCTTGACAATATGTTAGTATCTCGAGTTTGGGTGATAAGATGAAGCAGAGTTTGTACACAACAGTCATTAATCGATAGACCTTCCTCCATCAGAGTCTGAAAAATTGGAAGAGAACGCTTCATAACCGTAGGAAAACCTTTCTGAGCTTCTCCGCGCACTCCTGTAATTCCATATTGGGCAAAAAGTAGTTGCCCAGACGTCTGTTTATTCAACTTGCTCTCTTGCTTTGAAACTAAGTCCTGTTCTACCAATCCTTCGCAAAGTTCAGAGCAGATCTTTGAGATGTGGAATGGTGTTGTTCCGCCATGCTCCATTCCATAACCGGCAGCTGCAGTGACCAATCCCATCGAAAAAATTGCACCTTTGTGAGTATTCACCCCATGGGTTGCCAAGAGCATCGCTTTCTCAGCTTCAACTCCGTATTTCCGCAGCCTCAAAAATAACCCATCTAGCGTTTTACTTTGTCCTCCTGCCTGAGCACATCGGAACAGGTAAGGATGAATCGCTGTGGCACTGTTTATAAAAGTAAATAAATCCATATCAGTGTGAGCACCACAATTAAAACGATCGACTAGGCCGGGCTTGGGTGAAGCAACGACTTCAATTAGTAGCGCTTTATGAGCCAAATTTGCAATATATTCATACCTAGAGTTATTGATGCGGATACCTCTTTTCCATGTAATGCAATATCTTATAGAACTGTC encodes:
- the citG gene encoding triphosphoribosyl-dephospho-CoA synthase CitG; amino-acid sequence: MAHKALLIEVVASPKPGLVDRFNCGAHTDMDLFTFINSATAIHPYLFRCAQAGGQSKTLDGLFLRLRKYGVEAEKAMLLATHGVNTHKGAIFSMGLVTAAAGYGMEHGGTTPFHISKICSELCEGLVEQDLVSKQESKLNKQTSGQLLFAQYGITGVRGEAQKGFPTVMKRSLPIFQTLMEEGLSINDCCVQTLLHLITQTRDTNILSRTGLKGLSFAQEYAKKVLEQGGILNGVDIVEAMDREFIARNISPGGCADLLSVTCFLYLLQTNGYFANTYF